In a genomic window of Lepisosteus oculatus isolate fLepOcu1 chromosome 5, fLepOcu1.hap2, whole genome shotgun sequence:
- the ubap1lb gene encoding ubiquitin-associated protein 1-like isoform X1: MRIAERRMNCLEEVPFKIPAGSLDEPLEEVQLVSAPELNIPDDIQILQQTQYDFGLERWVLQGLQNDHLGGPCPPCETQPSCPPYWLMLSRRRSEPGSPAPRQRSHSLSAADIRCLHPRVKFIISDSEGDDGYSEDDEDSSSDGDRPLRPACATEPRRGSSLLRLQLPGLRDFRPGSSPHLPNLPSPGLAARQRKSSLTSCSSSSSCLDPRQSPGLGLDRRRVGSPQCQGQRRPKRRLHPLGQVGRNYSLTPQPPSSPPSAHLQPRPSTAGHVPTIRSHKPTLASLSPYSCLPPPPSVARPLSSHRAIPDSSAELLSALSPEEQELLEAITDQGYSLRRAIWALQKTGRQSLEQVLNYLVACDRLCKHGFEEAQVEEALEMFQNCETKAAEFLHLLAQFNEMGFQQNAIKEVLLVHGNHRETALEELMTRVE, encoded by the exons atgaggaTTGCAG AAAGAAGAATGAACTGTCTGGAGGAAGTTCCTTTTAAGATCCCAGCTGGGTCTTTGGATGAGCCACTGGAAGAGGTGCAGTTAGTTTCTGCCCCTGAACTCAACATCCCAGATGACATTCAAATCCTGCAGCAAACCCAG TACGACTTCGGTTTGGAGCGCTGGGTCCTGCAGGGGCTGCAGAATGACCATCTGGGCGGCCCCTGCCCTCCCTGCGAGACTCAGCCCTCCTGCCCGCCGTACTGGCTGATGCTGAGCCGCCGGAGGAGCGAGCCGgggtcccccgccccccgccAGCGGAGCCACAGCCTGAGCGCCGCCGACATCAGGTGCCTGCACCCCCGGGTGAAGTTCATCATCTCGGACTCCGAGGGCGACGACGGCTACTCGGAGGATGACGAGGACTCCTCCTCGGACGGGGACCGCCCCCTGAGGCCTGCGTGCGCGACGGAGCCCCGCCGCGGCTCCTCGCTCCTGCGGCTGCAGCTCCCGGGCCTGAGGGACTTCCGCCCCGGCTCGTCTCCGCACCTCCCTAACCTGCCCTCTCCCGGCCTCGCGGCCAGGCAGAGGAAGAGCTCCTTgacctcctgctcctcctcgtCCTCCTGTCTCGACCCCAGGCAGTCCCCGGGCCTGGGCCTGGACCGGCGGAGGGTGGGCAGCCCTCAGTGCCAGGGCCAGAGACGGCCGAAGAGGAGGCTGCACCCGCTGGGCCAGGTCGGCCGAAACTACTCCCTCACTCCACAGCCGCCTTCCTCGCCCCCCTCCGCGCACCTCCAGCCCCGGCCGTCCACGGCGGGCCATGTGCCCACCATCAGGAGCCACAAGCCGACGCTGGCG TCCCTGAGCCCCTACTCCTGCCTCCCGCCCCCTCCTTCGGTGGCTCGACCCCTGAGTTCCCACAGAGCCATCCCAGACTCCTCTGCAGAGCTGCTCTCAGCGCTCAGCCCCGAGGAGCAGGAGCTGCTGGAAGCCATCACTGACCAGGGCTACTCCCTGCGCCGAGCCATCTGGGCCCTGCAGAAGACAGGCCGGCAGAGCCTGGAACAG GTCTTGAATTACCTGGTGGCCTGTGACCGGCTGTGCAAACATGGCTTTGAAGAAGCGCAGGTCGAGGAAGCCTTGGAGATGTTCCAGAACTGTGAGACAAAG GCTGCGGAGTTCCTGCACTTATTGGCTCAGTTTAACGAGATGGGCTTCCAGCAAAACGCAATCAAGGAGGTTCTGCTAGTCCACGGGAACCATAGGGAGACGGCGCTGGAAGAGCTGATGACACGCGTGGAGTGA
- the LOC107076909 gene encoding uncharacterized protein produces MAKSTFSSESVFLQLIRMAQTWITLCLLVQGTYCFTVQNVQSNLCLQASLEDNNLRLGQCDLTSDLQQWFWREGRFLVNRGTKRCLSAHHADHVQTVACDSSYTLHWQCHNHRLTAQATFLDLASDENRLFLSNNKTQSAKWRSIERNNICKEILRSKRASSKPTGSGKAEALASPPSEKAEADAMAEAEAEREYLLWLYRTEDPSPWKYSMLALSFTALFLGVLLLVVGLMANRNRKVTAMYEAATKTGKTEELQRMTELKQPLSPASQESQLSQKHPQSSNGSEPPKSGDVVITWKDGTVSALYAEVPEEDV; encoded by the exons ATGGCAAAATCTACG TTTTCTTCTGAATCAGTATTTCTTCAATTGATAAGAATGGCCCAGACCTGGATAACCTTATGTCTACTAGTACAAG GTACTTACTGTTTTACTGTCCAGAATGTGCAGTCTAACCTGTGTTTACAAGCCTCCTTGGAAGACAACAACCTGCGCTTGGGGCAGTGTGACCTGACATCTGACCTGCAGCAGTGGTTCTGGAGAGAGGGGCGATTTCTGGTCAACAGGGGCACAAAGAGGTGCCTGTCCGCCCATCACGCTGACCACGTGCAGACTGTTGCCTGTGACAGCAGCTATACCCTCCATTGGCAGTGCCACAACCACAGACTGACGGCCCAGGCTACCTTCCTGGACCTAGCATCTGATGAGAACAGGCTATTTCTGTCCAACAACAAGACCCAGTCTGCCAAGTGGAGATCAATTGAGAGAAACAACATCTGCAAGGAAATTCTAA GGTCCAAGAGAGCTTCCAGTAAACCCACAGGGTCTGGGAAGGCAGAGGCCCTTGCCAGTCCTCCGTCAGAAAAAGCAGAGGCAGACGCGATGGCAGAGGCAGAGGCCGAGAGAGAATACCTGCTGTGGCTGTACCGTACAGAGGATC CATCTCCTTGGAAGTATTCCATGCTGGCATTATCTTTCACTGCTTTGTTCCTGGGGGTTCTGCTGTTAGTGGTGGGCTTAATGGCCAACAG GAACAGGAAGGTGACAGCTATGTACGAAGCAGCAACCAAGACAGGGAAAACAGAGGAGCTACAGAGAATGACAGAGCTGAAACAGCCCCTCAGCCCTGCTTCACAGGAAAGCCAGCTCAGCCAGAAACACCCCCAGAGCAGCAACGGCTCTGAGCCCCCGAAGTCAGGGGATGTGGTTATCACGTGGAAGGATGGGACTGTCTCCGCACTGTACGCAGAAGTGCCTGAGGAAGATGTGTAA
- the kbtbd13a gene encoding kelch repeat and BTB domain-containing protein 13: MASVHVRVEQSRFTVDKALLTQNCEYFRALFESGMRECQQEEIYLGGLSTTGFKITLEVLAGGRPILDCDEIVEAIECAAFLQVEKLAKHLVDIINSSNCLVMYHAAATYGLLGLYHSSALFIRDMYSEFQDDLGCLPQELVDYIKSLIPSRFVGVASHSPSLELLQDPSRTICYLDEEERRWKKLTHLPVEASTSMSGVAVLDNKLYIVGGVRGVNKEVVELCFCYDAENDSWNRLPSPQQLRYSLTLIGHEDHLYAIGGEHERTIMSSVEKYQVSAGTWSFTSQLPRPAAGAACAKAMSRIFVCLWKPMDTTDIYEYDPSSEQWILITTLILQQSYGHCMVAHRDNLYVMRNGPSDDFLRCMIDRFNITTGQWTALAGQYVNSKGALFTAAVRGDSVFTVNRMLTLVYSIEQTKWKPKKEMQGFPRSGSMQTFLLRLPRSSQKLTSILGDSDQDLDLNKSSAEP, translated from the coding sequence ATGGCCAGCGTGCATGTGAGAGTGGAACAGAGTCGGTTTACTGTTGACAAGGCCTTGCTTACACAAAACTGTGAGTATTTCCGAGCGCTTTTCGAGTCAGGGATGAGAGAATGCCAGCAGGAGGAAATTTACTTAGGAGGACTAAGCACTACAGGATTCAAAATCACACTTGAGGTTCTGGCAGGTGGCCGGCCCATACTGGACTGCGATGAGATAGTGGAGGCTATAGAATGCGCTGCTTTCTTGCAAGTGGAAAAGCTTGCCAAGCATCTTGTTGATATAATAAATTCTAGCAACTGTCTTGTCATGTACCATGCTGCAGCCACTTACGGCCTGCTGGGCCTGTACCACAGCTCAGCTCTGTTCATCAGAGACATGTATTCCGAATTCCAGGATGACCTGGGCTGTCTGCCCCAAGAGCTTGTCGACTACATCAAGTCCCTCATCCCCAGCAGGTTCGTCGGCGTGGCCAGCCACTCCCCCAGCCTCGAACTTCTCCAAGACCCGTCTCGCACAATCTGCTATCTGGACGAAGAAGAGAGGAGATGGAAAAAGCTGACCCATTTACCGGTGGAGGCGAGCACCTCCATGTCGGGTGTCGCTGTCTTGGATAACAAACTGTACATCGTCGGAGGTGTGCGCGGTGTCAATAAGGAGGTGGTGGAGCTTTGCTTCTGCTACGACGCAGAAAATGATTCCTGGAACAGGCTTCCTAGCCCCCAGCAACTACGCTACAGCCTGACGCTGATAGGTCACGAGGATCACCTCTACGCCATTGGAGGGGAGCACGAGAGAACAATCATGTCATCGGTGGAGAAGTACCAGGTGTCAGCAGGCACCTGGTCCTTCACCTCCCAGCTGCCGCGCCCAGCTGCTGGCGCGGCCTGTGCCAAGGCCATGAGCAGGATATTCGTGTGCCTGTGGAAGCCGATGGACACTACGGACATCTATGAGTACGATCCCAGCTCAGAGCAGTGGATCCTCATCACCACACTGATTTTGCAGCAGAGCTACGGCCACTGCATGGTGGCCCACCGGGACAACCTGTACGTGATGCGGAACGGACCCTCGGACGATTTCTTGAGATGCATGATAGACCGTTTCAACATCACAACGGGACAGTGGACGGCTCTGGCCGGGCAGTATGTCAACAGTAAAGGGGCCCTTTTCACTGCGGCGGTGAGGGGGGATTCCGTGTTCACTGTGAACCGCATGTTGACCTTGGTTTATTCGATAGAGCAGACCAAGTGGAAGCCAAAGAAAGAGATGCAAGGATTCCCAAGAAGTGGCTCCATGCAGACATTTCTACTGAGGCTGCCAAGGTCAAGCCAGAAGCTTACCAGTATCTTGGGAGACAGCGACCAAGACTTGGATCTGAACAAGAGCAGTGCTGAACCATAA
- the ubap1lb gene encoding ubiquitin-associated protein 1-like isoform X2, with protein sequence MNCLEEVPFKIPAGSLDEPLEEVQLVSAPELNIPDDIQILQQTQYDFGLERWVLQGLQNDHLGGPCPPCETQPSCPPYWLMLSRRRSEPGSPAPRQRSHSLSAADIRCLHPRVKFIISDSEGDDGYSEDDEDSSSDGDRPLRPACATEPRRGSSLLRLQLPGLRDFRPGSSPHLPNLPSPGLAARQRKSSLTSCSSSSSCLDPRQSPGLGLDRRRVGSPQCQGQRRPKRRLHPLGQVGRNYSLTPQPPSSPPSAHLQPRPSTAGHVPTIRSHKPTLASLSPYSCLPPPPSVARPLSSHRAIPDSSAELLSALSPEEQELLEAITDQGYSLRRAIWALQKTGRQSLEQVLNYLVACDRLCKHGFEEAQVEEALEMFQNCETKAAEFLHLLAQFNEMGFQQNAIKEVLLVHGNHRETALEELMTRVE encoded by the exons ATGAACTGTCTGGAGGAAGTTCCTTTTAAGATCCCAGCTGGGTCTTTGGATGAGCCACTGGAAGAGGTGCAGTTAGTTTCTGCCCCTGAACTCAACATCCCAGATGACATTCAAATCCTGCAGCAAACCCAG TACGACTTCGGTTTGGAGCGCTGGGTCCTGCAGGGGCTGCAGAATGACCATCTGGGCGGCCCCTGCCCTCCCTGCGAGACTCAGCCCTCCTGCCCGCCGTACTGGCTGATGCTGAGCCGCCGGAGGAGCGAGCCGgggtcccccgccccccgccAGCGGAGCCACAGCCTGAGCGCCGCCGACATCAGGTGCCTGCACCCCCGGGTGAAGTTCATCATCTCGGACTCCGAGGGCGACGACGGCTACTCGGAGGATGACGAGGACTCCTCCTCGGACGGGGACCGCCCCCTGAGGCCTGCGTGCGCGACGGAGCCCCGCCGCGGCTCCTCGCTCCTGCGGCTGCAGCTCCCGGGCCTGAGGGACTTCCGCCCCGGCTCGTCTCCGCACCTCCCTAACCTGCCCTCTCCCGGCCTCGCGGCCAGGCAGAGGAAGAGCTCCTTgacctcctgctcctcctcgtCCTCCTGTCTCGACCCCAGGCAGTCCCCGGGCCTGGGCCTGGACCGGCGGAGGGTGGGCAGCCCTCAGTGCCAGGGCCAGAGACGGCCGAAGAGGAGGCTGCACCCGCTGGGCCAGGTCGGCCGAAACTACTCCCTCACTCCACAGCCGCCTTCCTCGCCCCCCTCCGCGCACCTCCAGCCCCGGCCGTCCACGGCGGGCCATGTGCCCACCATCAGGAGCCACAAGCCGACGCTGGCG TCCCTGAGCCCCTACTCCTGCCTCCCGCCCCCTCCTTCGGTGGCTCGACCCCTGAGTTCCCACAGAGCCATCCCAGACTCCTCTGCAGAGCTGCTCTCAGCGCTCAGCCCCGAGGAGCAGGAGCTGCTGGAAGCCATCACTGACCAGGGCTACTCCCTGCGCCGAGCCATCTGGGCCCTGCAGAAGACAGGCCGGCAGAGCCTGGAACAG GTCTTGAATTACCTGGTGGCCTGTGACCGGCTGTGCAAACATGGCTTTGAAGAAGCGCAGGTCGAGGAAGCCTTGGAGATGTTCCAGAACTGTGAGACAAAG GCTGCGGAGTTCCTGCACTTATTGGCTCAGTTTAACGAGATGGGCTTCCAGCAAAACGCAATCAAGGAGGTTCTGCTAGTCCACGGGAACCATAGGGAGACGGCGCTGGAAGAGCTGATGACACGCGTGGAGTGA
- the pdcd7 gene encoding programmed cell death protein 7: MDRPPPFHHFSGRPPQQSLMNPGFSEGAASFSNPRSGSFPRATHALGYGPSDFEAFQGSEQRNQGTLQSSGVVAGFWSGQNAFRQSQPPPEHITPGNQRFSAVQAEWSAFPPALDSGRQEQTYKYQFSQSQGYSGAAPDLGPRVNDFDLARPPPLPGLAPDHFRSRLEDESKRGAAGGPHTERDYRPQLAFTQRPGHPWQPNPETSHFDRICEDPPHSYSHARPPQAQHGSSLTDTSGLSCQRPNDPQNRLSQNASRPDRNPSGHYSGTQGEQYRSGRDPAVFERDEGGYARGFEAPADAESRQRQQDEQWIARFLTKRRNVTKKDPVRAGSGCSVGEFKGVLYSAARLVSDLSLACRLLKENVENESFWSESYARALEMKAELQEKLHLLTDSARIERVKRKLATISKKRSRQRQKSRERLVEKQEEEARAAEREAAIDKWRMKRIQEVEEKKREQELKAAADSVLSEVRKKQADCKRMVDILRSLEKLRKLRKEAAARKGIYPEKEADEVFEGHLARLRALIRKRTAVYGAEEKALRVMLEGEQEEERKREQEKRQKKEKEKLLQRKREVEAMLFGESAEMHPEHPVQPFRQYYLQAEHSLHALIQIRREWDQYLVPVGHPDGSFIPHGWVLPEPPSDEVWATALVKAD, from the exons ATGGACAGACCGCCACCATTTCATCATTTTTCTGGTAGACCCCCGCAACAGTCGTTAATGAATCCAGGATTTTCGGAGGGGGCAGCCAGCTTCTCCAACCCGAGGAGTGGAAGTTTTCCCAGGGCAACCCATGCCCTGGGATACGGGCCATCTGATTTTGAAGCTTTTCAGGGCTCGGAACAAAGGAACCAAGGGACACTGCAAAGCAGCGGAGTGGTTGCGGGTTTTTGGTCTGGGCAAAATGCGTTCCGGCAGTCTCAGCCCCCACCCGAGCACATTACGCCTGGAAATCAAAGATTCAGCGCAGTTCAGGCGGAATGGTCAGCCTTCCCACCTGCCCTGGATTCTGGCAGGCAAGAGCAGACATACAAATACCAGTTCTCCCAGTCCCAGGGTTACAGTGGTGCCGCACCAGACCTCGGGCCCCGGGTCAACGACTTCGACTTAGCGAGACCTCCGCCTTTACCCGGCTTGGCACCGGATCATTTTCGCAGCAGGCTTGAGGATGAGTCGAAGCGCGGTGCCGCTGGCGGGCCACACACGGAGCGGGACTACAGGCCACAGCTGGCCTTCACACAGAGGCCCGGACACCCGTGGCAGCCGAACCCAGAAACCTCTCATTTTGACAGGATCTGCGAAGACCCCCCTCACTCTTATTCTCACGCAAGACCGCCACAAGCTCAGCACGGTTCGTCGCTGACGGATACCTCCGGTCTGAGCTGCCAGAGACCAAATGACCCCCAGAACAGACTTTCTCAAAACGCGTCGCGGCCGGACCGCAACCCGTCTGGACATTACAGCGGAACGCAGGGAGAGCAGTATCGGAGCGGACGGGATCCGGCCGTCTTTGAGAGAGACGAGGGGGGCTACGCAAGGGGTTTCGAAGCACCGGCTGATGCCgaaagcagacaaagacagCAAGATGAGCAATGGATTGCACGGTTTTTGACAAAAAGGAGAAACGTGACGAAAAAGGACCCGGTGCGTGCAGGAAGCGGCTGTTCTGTTGGGGAGTTTAAAGGAGTTCTGTACAGCGCGGCTCGGCTCGTCTCGGATTTATCCCTGGCTTGCCGCTTGCTCAAAGAAAATGTGGAGAACGAGAGCTTCTGGTCCGAGTCGTACGCCAGAGCCCTGGAGATGAAAGCCGAGCTTCAGGAGAAATTACATCTTCTAACCGATTCAGCCCGCATCGAGAGAGTCAAGAGGAAGCTGGCGACGATCAGTAAAAAAAGAAGCAGGCAGCGGCAGAAAAGCCGAGAGCGACTGGTGGAGAAGCAGGAGGAGGAAGCAAGAGCCGCCGAGAGGGAGGCGGCCATAGACAAATGGAGAATGAAGCGCATCCAGGAGGTTGAAGAGAAAAAGAGG GAGCAGGAGCTGAAGGCGGCAGCAGACAGTGTGCTCTCCGAAGTGAGAAAGAAACAGGCAGACTGCAAGAGAATGGTGGACATTCTGCGCTCCCTGGAAAAACTGCGCAAACTGAGGAAGGAGGCGGCGGCCAGGAAAG GAATATATCCCGAGAAGGAAGCGGACGAGGTTTTCGAGGGGCACCTGGCCAGGCTGCGGGCTCTGATCAGGAAGCGCACGGCGGTGTACGGCGCGGAGGAGAAGGCCCTGAGGGTCATGCTGGAGGGGGAGCAAGAGGAGGAGCGCAAGAGGGAGCAGGAGAAGCGGCAGaaaaaggagaaggagaagctTCTGCAACGGAAGCGGGAGGTGGAGGCCATGCTGTTTGGAGAGTCAG CTGAGATGCATCCAGAGCATCCTGTCCAGCCATTCCGACAGTACTACTTGCAGGCAGAGCATTCTTTACATGCCCTGATACAGATAAG GAGGGAATGGGATCAGTATCTGGTTCCTGTAGGACATCCGGATGGCAGCTTCATCCCTCATGGTTGGGTCCTACCAGAGCCACCCTCAGATGAAGTGTGGGCCACCGCCCTGGTCAAGGCCGACTGA
- the rasl12 gene encoding ras-like protein family member 12 produces the protein MSSMFGKARTCNVVNVCAVPDRGLQECNIAILGITGSGKSALTVKFLTKRFISEYDPNLEDTYTSEEIVDQQSVVVKVMDTADQDGPVNCERYLTWAHVFMVVYSIDNRSSFEGCQQYLDVVTLHTKGLQLEVPIILLGNKLDMERYRQVSKADGASLASRHGAVFHEVSACQDFDAVQRVFHEAVRAARREAERSPPVRPLYISEERPVVSLASAPALASGCKELPSVATAKLVTVKSSRAQSKRRAPTLTLLKGFKIF, from the exons ATGTCCTCAATGTTTGGAAAAGCGAGGACCTGCAATGTAGTTAATGTATGTGCTGTTCCAGACCGTGGGCTACAGGAGTGCAATATCGCTATTCTAGGAATAACAGGATCAGGAAAATCAG CTCTGACAGTGAAGTTCCTCACTAAGCGCTTCATCAGTGAATACGACCCAAATCTGG AGGATACCTACACTTCTGAAGAAATCGTGGATCAGCAATCTGTTGTTGTGAAAGTCATGGATACAGCGGATCAG GATGGGCCAGTGAACTGTGAGCGCTATCTGACCTGGGCTCATGTCTTCATGGTGGTGTACAGCATCGACAACCGCAGCAGCTTCGAGGGCTGCcagcagtacctggatgtggTGACGCTGCACACCAAGGGGCTGCAGCTGGAGGTGCCCATCATTCTGCTGGGCAACAAACTGGACATGGAGAGATACAG GCAGGTGAGCAAGGCGGACGGCGCGTCCCTGGCCTCCAGGCACGGCGCCGTGTTTCACGAGGTGTCGGCCTGCCAGGACTTTGACGCGGTGCAGCGGGTGTTCCACGAGGCGGTGCGCGCAGCACGCCGGGAGGCGGAGAGGAGCCCACCGGTCCGCCCGCTCTACATCAGTGAGGAGCGGCCCGTGGTCAGCCTGGCCTCGGCCCCCGCCCTCGCCTCCGGCTGCAAGGAGCTGCCCTCGGTCGCCACGGCCAAGCTGGTCACCGTCAAGTCCTCGCGGGCCCAGAGCAAGCGCCGCGCGCCCACGCTCACCCTGCTCAAGGGCTTCAAGATCTTCTGA
- the mtfmt gene encoding methionyl-tRNA formyltransferase, mitochondrial codes for MLNCFRYVGSNGIVLSVGYTKLLGGNGCRLKSYSKVLGDLRTFSDCSESSRCGSSAQDLSQSKARARPPWRIVFFGTDDFALESLKILTESRQKHSERLIDTLEVVTLPKELPVRRFASQNDLPIHDWPDMNLREQFDVGVVVSFGCLLRKNLIEQFPYGILNVHPSLLPRWRGPAPVFHTILNGDTVTGVTIMQIRPKRFDVGPVLSQELYPVPPNCTAEQLGASLATLGAQMLICTLKNLPERIANRREQSKDGATLAPKISTAMSWINWEEQTCDQINCLFRAISFRIPLRTLWMGETIKLLDFVGKFKTPVSEMEGAQAPAPGSIQFKKETNTLLVRCKDGWVGFKAVKLKKRLSAADFYNGYLHQYFLKKSSTPHIECLFQNPRPQPRDSHSGKEVQSEMVKQNVI; via the exons ATGTTGAACTGCTTCAGATATGTTGGGTCGAACGGGATTGTTTTATCTGTCGGCTATACAAAGCTCTTAGGGGGTAACGGGTGTAGACTGAAGAGCTACTCGAAGGTGCTGGGGGACCTGAGGACTTTTTCCGATTGCTCTGAGAGCTCTCGCTGCGGCTCGTCTGCCCAAGACCTTAGTCAGAGCAAGGCGCGGGCGAGACCGCCCTGGAGGATTGTGTTCTTTGGGACAGATGACTTCGCACTGGAATCTTTGAAAATTCTCACAGAGTCTAG ACAGAAGCACAGTGAGAGACTTATAGACACCCTTGAAGTGGTTACTTTGCCTAAGGAGCTGCCCGTGAGAAGATTTGCCAGCCAGAATGATCTTCCCATCCATGACTGGCCAGACATGAACCTCCGCGAACAGTTTGACGTGGGTGTGGTAGTGTCTTTTGGCTGCCTTCTCCGAAAGAATCTCATCGAACAGTTTCCATA TGGCATTCTTAATGTCCACCCCAGCCTGCTGCCCCGATGGCGCGGGCCTGCTCCAGTCTTTCACACCATCCTCAATGGGGATACAGTCACTGGGGTCACCATCATGCAGATCAGACCCAAGAG GTTTGATGTGGGCCCGGTCTTGAGTCAGGAGTTGTATCCAGTTCCACCAAACTGTACGGCCGAGCAGCTAGGAGCCTCTCTGGCCACCCTGGGAGCTCAGATG ttaatctGCACTCTGAAGAACCTACCAGAAAGAATAGCAAACAGACGAGAACAGTCCAAGGATGGAGCCACTTTAG ctcCCAAAATCAGCACTGCAATGAGCTGGATTAACTGGGAGGAGCAGACTTGTGATCAGATTAACTGTCTGTTTCGAGCCATCTCATTTCGG ATTCCCCTTCGAACTCTGTGGATGGGAGAAACAATAAAGCTGCTGGATTTTGTTGGAAAATTCAAAACTCCAGTTTCTG AAATGGAAGGAGCCCAAGCCCCAGCCCCAGGCTCCATACAGTTCAAGAAGGAGACAAATACTCTGCTTGTGCGCTGCAAG GACGGCTGGGTGGGGTTCAAAGCCGTTAAGTTGAAGAAAAGACTGTCGGCAGCAGATTTCTACAATGGCTATCTTCACCAGTATTTTCTAAAGAAGTCCTCCACGCCACATATTGAGTGCCTGTTTCAGAACCCAAGACCACAACCCAGAGATTCTCATTCAGGAAAAGAAGTTCAATCAGAAATGgtgaaacaaaatgttatttag